From the genome of Homalodisca vitripennis isolate AUS2020 chromosome 8, UT_GWSS_2.1, whole genome shotgun sequence, one region includes:
- the LOC124367254 gene encoding esterase E4-like — MQTLLIIFSVWQAAQLIAEKSSAPVYFYKFDFEGRYSYRYRLGTQIPYGVGHHDDLIYLIYISPWFPLFNQTDPEAYMVHTMTSIYANFAHFGVPTLPDSTTQWYPMTKNTLQHLNIAKPPTMKPGLPYPDRMQVWDSLLPIDGPYHQIFY; from the exons ATGCAGACTCTCCTTATCATCTTTTCTGTATGGCAAGCAGCCCAACTAATCGCAGAGAAGAGCTCTGCTCCAGTTTACTTCTACAAGTTTGACTTTGAGGGAAGGTACAGCTACCGATACCGACTTGGCACACAGATCCCTTACG GTGTTGGACATCATGATGACttgatttatttgatttacatttCACCCTGGTTCCCCCTCTTCAACCAAACCGACCCCGAGGCTTACATGGTCCACACGATGACCTCTATTTATGCCAACTTCGCACATTTTGG AGTCCCCACTCTCCCAGACTCCACCACACAATGGTACCCGATGACCAAGAACACTCTTCAACACCTGAACATCGCCAAGCCTCCAACTATGAAGCCGGGACTTCCCTACCCTGACCGCATGCAAGTCTGGGACTCTCTGCTGCCCATAGACGGACCTTACCATCAGATCTTCTACTGA